AAACACGACTTTTTTATTATTGTTTTATTTGAGCAAGCCCAAGGAAAGCATAAAATAGATTTTATAGAATATGAAATAGCCAGCAAACAAGTACATGTATTGTTTCCGGGGCAAGTGCATGAATGGCACATTGAAGAAGATTCTAAAGGTTATCAGTTGATGATTGATCAGGTTTTTTTTGAACGTTTTTCGCCATATTTGCGTTTTTCTGTTACAAATTACATAAACAATCCTTCGATTGCTTTATCTGATTCAAGTTTTGAGTTATTAAAATATGAATTTGAATCGATTAAAAATGAAATAGAAACCAAAAATCCGTTGCAAGATGTTATTTATGCGCGCGCTTCGGTAATTGCTGCCGTGGTAAGTAAGGAAGCGGAGAACTTATTTAAAGATGCTAAAATTTTTCAGGCTAACCCCAGATTGGCAAAATTTAATTCGTTAATTGACAAGCACTTTAAAGAAGAAAAATTTGTGGCTTTTTATGCTGAAAAACTTCATATTTCGGCTAATTATTTAAACATTTTATGCAAAAAGCATTTAAAAATATCAGCCACGCAATTGATACAAAAACGCGTAGTTTTAGAAGCCAAGCGTTTGTTACAATCTACCGATTTAACGATTAAAGAAATTGCTTTTGAGTTAGGATTTGTAGATCATGCTTATTTTTCAAACTTTTTTAAAAGTCAAACAAAAATTACGCCCACGCAGTTTCGAGAAGGTTAACAACTTTGCGCTAGCGCGCTAGGGATTG
This genomic window from Flavobacterium agricola contains:
- a CDS encoding helix-turn-helix domain-containing protein, whose amino-acid sequence is MDFPVISIDEFVEKHTTSNNELLYNVIQGEKHIDKPHKHDFFIIVLFEQAQGKHKIDFIEYEIASKQVHVLFPGQVHEWHIEEDSKGYQLMIDQVFFERFSPYLRFSVTNYINNPSIALSDSSFELLKYEFESIKNEIETKNPLQDVIYARASVIAAVVSKEAENLFKDAKIFQANPRLAKFNSLIDKHFKEEKFVAFYAEKLHISANYLNILCKKHLKISATQLIQKRVVLEAKRLLQSTDLTIKEIAFELGFVDHAYFSNFFKSQTKITPTQFREG